One Trueperaceae bacterium DNA window includes the following coding sequences:
- the lipA gene encoding lipoyl synthase encodes MQRKGAKNEPRQPKPDWLRVKLPSGGRYSQVRQNVRSHGLSTVCEEAMCPNIGECWNAGTATIMLMGSVCTRACRFCAVDTGNPRGRLDPDEPRLAAESVKLMGLSYVVLTSVDRDDLPDGGASHYAACIRKIKEVNPETSVEALTPDFAGDTSAVQTVLDAGIEVYAQNIETVRRLTHPVRDPRASYDQTLSVLAYAKRSRPDVLTKTSLMLGLGETEPEIHETMDDLREIGVDIVTFGQYLRPTPSHLPVERFVTPEEFAELRRVGLEKGFLEVVSGPLVRSSYRAERALEKNNVGLGV; translated from the coding sequence ATCCAGCGCAAGGGCGCTAAGAACGAACCGCGCCAGCCCAAGCCGGACTGGCTGCGGGTGAAGCTCCCGTCGGGCGGGCGCTACTCGCAGGTGCGGCAGAACGTCCGGTCGCACGGCCTCTCGACCGTGTGCGAGGAGGCGATGTGCCCGAACATCGGCGAGTGCTGGAACGCCGGGACGGCGACGATCATGCTGATGGGATCGGTCTGCACCCGCGCCTGCCGCTTCTGCGCCGTCGACACCGGCAACCCCAGGGGCCGGCTCGATCCCGATGAACCGCGTCTCGCGGCTGAATCGGTGAAGCTGATGGGGCTCAGCTATGTCGTCCTTACTTCGGTCGATCGCGACGACCTCCCGGATGGTGGAGCATCTCACTACGCTGCCTGCATCCGTAAGATCAAAGAGGTCAATCCGGAGACCTCGGTCGAGGCCCTCACTCCCGATTTTGCCGGTGATACCTCGGCGGTCCAAACGGTCCTCGACGCCGGCATCGAAGTGTACGCCCAGAACATCGAGACGGTAAGGAGACTGACCCATCCGGTTCGCGACCCCAGGGCCTCCTACGACCAGACTCTGTCGGTGCTCGCCTACGCCAAACGGTCGCGACCCGACGTCCTGACCAAGACCAGCCTGATGCTCGGGCTGGGAGAGACGGAACCCGAGATCCACGAGACGATGGACGACCTGCGCGAGATCGGAGTCGACATAGTCACCTTCGGCCAGTACCTGCGACCCACGCCGAGTCACCTGCCGGTGGAGCGGTTCGTGACCCCCGAGGAGTTCGCCGAGCTGCGCAGAGTAGGCCTGGAGAAG
- the lipB gene encoding lipoyl(octanoyl) transferase LipB: MERFVVRDLGSMPYREAWDVQLETHAAVATGKAPPTLLLVEHPPVITFGRKGGRHNLLAQESFLREHGFDLFDVERGGDVTYHGPGQLVGYPIFHVGRKVQEYLRVLEAALVRVLARFGIEGEGSPGYAGVWVGDEKIVAIGVAIKQDVSFHGFAFNVHTDLRHFDYIVPCGLADKGVTSLSKLLGRDVRLDEVKPLLIESLREAFLPAKVAQ; the protein is encoded by the coding sequence ATGGAACGCTTCGTAGTTCGCGATCTCGGCTCGATGCCTTACCGCGAGGCCTGGGACGTGCAACTCGAGACGCACGCGGCGGTCGCCACGGGGAAAGCTCCTCCTACCCTGCTGCTCGTCGAACATCCGCCGGTGATCACTTTCGGCCGGAAGGGGGGCCGCCACAACCTGCTCGCTCAGGAGTCGTTCCTGCGCGAGCACGGGTTCGACCTCTTCGACGTCGAGCGCGGTGGAGACGTCACCTACCACGGGCCCGGTCAACTGGTGGGTTATCCGATCTTCCACGTCGGCCGCAAGGTCCAGGAGTACCTGCGGGTGCTGGAGGCGGCGCTCGTCAGGGTGCTCGCCCGCTTCGGCATCGAAGGCGAAGGCAGTCCCGGTTACGCGGGGGTCTGGGTGGGCGACGAGAAGATCGTCGCCATCGGGGTGGCGATCAAGCAGGACGTCTCCTTCCACGGCTTCGCCTTCAACGTGCATACCGATCTGCGGCACTTCGACTACATAGTCCCTTGCGGGCTCGCCGACAAAGGCGTGACCAGTCTCTCGAAGCTTCTGGGCCGTGACGTGAGACTCGACGAGGTCAAGCCCCTCCTCATCGAATCGCTGCGGGAGGCTTTCCTCCCAGCGAAGGTGGCACAGTGA
- a CDS encoding PQQ-dependent sugar dehydrogenase: MTRSKSPFLLALLLALVACGHDHVAAQEPPDEPPQLALEEVATGLQSPTAIVAPGDGSGRIFLLEQPGRIRIAVDGQLLPEPFLDISGQMSAGGERGLLGLAFHPEYADNGRFFVDYTDPAGDTVVAEYAVSTEDPDLADPNSRRVLLQVPQPYPNHNGGGLAFGPDGYLYISLGDGGAGGDPHDNGQDLGTLLGTILRIDVDSAEPYGVPSDNPFVDQPGVRPEIWAYGLRNPWRFSFDRETGDLWIADVGQNVWEEINFQSAAVGGGQNYGWDVMEGAHCFEPEQGCETEGLVLPVLEYDHDLGCSVTGGYRYRGTAIPGLQGAYLFGDYCSGQIWGAYGANDEWSSIPLLQSGLRISAFGEDDEGELYVADHGGGTVYRIVPAQ; this comes from the coding sequence ATGACACGCTCCAAGAGCCCGTTCCTGCTCGCACTCCTGCTAGCCCTGGTCGCTTGCGGCCACGATCACGTCGCTGCTCAAGAACCGCCCGACGAACCCCCGCAGCTCGCCCTGGAGGAGGTGGCCACGGGCCTGCAGTCACCCACAGCGATCGTCGCTCCGGGCGATGGCAGCGGCAGGATCTTCCTGCTCGAGCAGCCCGGCCGGATCCGGATCGCAGTCGACGGGCAACTGCTCCCCGAGCCGTTCCTCGACATCAGCGGGCAGATGAGCGCCGGCGGTGAACGCGGCCTCCTGGGGCTCGCCTTCCACCCCGAGTACGCCGACAATGGCCGCTTCTTCGTCGACTACACCGATCCGGCTGGTGACACCGTGGTGGCCGAGTACGCGGTTTCGACCGAGGATCCCGACCTCGCCGACCCGAACAGCCGGAGGGTCCTCCTCCAGGTGCCTCAGCCCTATCCGAACCACAACGGGGGTGGACTCGCCTTCGGGCCCGACGGATACCTCTACATCTCCCTGGGCGACGGCGGAGCCGGCGGAGATCCGCACGACAACGGCCAGGACCTCGGAACCCTTCTCGGGACCATACTCCGCATAGACGTCGACAGCGCCGAGCCGTACGGGGTCCCATCCGACAATCCCTTCGTCGACCAGCCGGGAGTTAGGCCCGAGATCTGGGCCTACGGACTCCGGAACCCGTGGCGCTTCTCGTTCGACCGTGAAACCGGCGACCTCTGGATCGCCGACGTCGGCCAGAACGTGTGGGAGGAGATCAACTTCCAGAGCGCCGCCGTGGGCGGGGGCCAGAACTACGGCTGGGACGTAATGGAGGGAGCGCACTGCTTCGAACCGGAGCAGGGGTGCGAGACCGAGGGACTCGTCCTGCCCGTGCTCGAGTACGACCACGACCTGGGTTGCTCGGTGACGGGAGGCTACCGCTACCGTGGCACCGCCATTCCGGGCCTACAGGGCGCCTACCTGTTCGGCGACTACTGCAGCGGTCAGATCTGGGGGGCCTACGGGGCGAACGACGAGTGGTCCTCGATCCCGCTCCTGCAGTCCGGCCTGCGGATATCTGCCTTCGGCGAGGATGACGAGGGGGAACTGTACGTGGCCGACCATGGCGGGGGGACTGTCTACAGGATCGTCCCGGCCCAGTAG
- the trmH gene encoding tRNA (guanosine(18)-2'-O)-methyltransferase TrmH — protein sequence MKKARYRRIREVLEKRQPDLTVLAEDVYKPHNLSAMLRSCDAAGIGVVHAVTPTGGVPTFNETSAGAHKWVDLELHGEIAGAFEQLRERGMQILAAHFSERALDYRDVDYTRPTAVLFGNEKRGVSQFAAARADEHIVIPMLGMVESLNVSVATAIILFEAQRQRRQAGMYRWPRLSEREINDQAFRWLYPREAAIFESSGTAFPLLDEDGSYT from the coding sequence GTGAAAAAGGCTCGCTACAGGCGCATCAGGGAGGTACTGGAGAAGCGCCAGCCGGACCTGACCGTCCTCGCCGAGGACGTCTACAAGCCTCACAACCTCTCTGCCATGCTGAGGTCGTGCGACGCCGCCGGCATCGGGGTGGTGCACGCTGTCACACCGACAGGAGGGGTGCCGACCTTCAACGAGACCAGCGCCGGTGCTCACAAGTGGGTCGACCTGGAGCTTCACGGGGAGATCGCCGGGGCGTTCGAGCAGCTGCGCGAGCGGGGGATGCAGATCCTCGCCGCCCACTTCTCGGAGAGGGCCCTCGACTACCGGGACGTCGACTACACCAGGCCCACCGCGGTCCTCTTCGGGAACGAGAAACGGGGGGTGAGCCAGTTCGCCGCTGCGCGGGCCGACGAGCACATCGTCATCCCGATGCTGGGCATGGTCGAGTCTCTCAACGTCTCGGTAGCAACCGCAATTATCCTGTTCGAGGCGCAGCGTCAGCGGCGCCAGGCGGGGATGTACCGCTGGCCGCGACTGTCGGAGAGGGAGATCAACGACCAGGCTTTCCGCTGGCTCTACCCCCGCGAAGCAGCCATCTTCGAGAGCAGCGGCACAGCTTTCCCTCTCCTCGACGAGGACGGTAGCTACACTTGA
- a CDS encoding ATP-dependent DNA helicase: MPAATFPFKSYRQGQREAIEAAREAFSSGKRFVVIEAPTGSGKSAIAVTLAREANSSYLLTAQKILQDQYVRDFPDLALMKGRSNYECLVAPTHAAAAPCIAGRRFPDCDRCPYFTAKDEAIAASNTIMNYAYYLAELNYSGGFPPRELLVLDEAHNAESSLMGFVQVTISDSSLARVGIGERIPFVQDQMDYFDFVEELLPRLVGRAREVDLELRKTESGSEIELANLQTKRWLDNQGARLRLLLESLDDELVDWTVERRQEAGGQSLTFKPVRVASFAEPLLFGFGERVLMLSATILDAATYLSSLGIDPEEAAVIRVESDFPPENRPVRVRPTAKLTRHQLDRDLPKLVAAVARVLDDHPDEKGVIHGHSYRISRHLAANLPRHQRARLITHDDAGGRDAALEAHVRSADPTVLLTPSMTEGIDLAGELSRWQVICKIPYPYLGDPQVARRRDLDPSWYDWRTCLTVVQAYGRSVRSRDDFAITYLLDADFPSFLRRQRNRLPAWFLEAVTVDS, from the coding sequence GTGCCTGCTGCGACCTTCCCCTTCAAGAGCTACCGACAGGGCCAGCGGGAAGCCATAGAGGCAGCCAGGGAAGCTTTCAGTTCGGGTAAACGGTTCGTAGTCATCGAGGCGCCTACCGGCTCGGGCAAGTCCGCCATAGCCGTCACTCTGGCGAGGGAAGCCAACAGCTCTTATCTGCTCACCGCGCAGAAGATCCTGCAGGACCAGTACGTCAGGGATTTCCCTGACCTCGCCCTCATGAAGGGCCGGTCCAACTACGAGTGTCTCGTGGCTCCCACCCACGCGGCCGCTGCCCCCTGCATCGCGGGGCGGCGCTTCCCCGATTGCGACCGTTGCCCCTACTTCACCGCCAAGGATGAGGCGATCGCCGCCTCGAATACGATCATGAACTACGCCTACTACCTGGCCGAACTCAACTACTCGGGGGGCTTCCCGCCCCGGGAACTGCTCGTGCTCGACGAGGCCCACAACGCCGAGTCCTCACTGATGGGCTTCGTCCAGGTCACGATCTCCGACAGCTCCCTGGCGCGGGTAGGCATCGGGGAGCGCATCCCCTTCGTACAGGACCAGATGGACTACTTCGATTTCGTCGAGGAACTGCTCCCTCGGCTGGTGGGTCGCGCCCGCGAGGTCGACCTCGAGCTGCGCAAGACCGAGTCGGGCAGCGAGATCGAACTGGCCAACCTGCAGACCAAACGGTGGCTCGACAACCAGGGCGCCCGTCTGCGGCTGCTTCTGGAAAGTCTCGATGACGAACTGGTCGACTGGACGGTGGAGCGCCGCCAGGAAGCTGGTGGCCAGAGCCTGACCTTCAAACCGGTACGGGTAGCGAGCTTCGCCGAGCCTCTGCTGTTCGGCTTCGGCGAGCGGGTCCTCATGCTCTCTGCGACCATCCTCGACGCAGCCACCTACCTTTCCTCGCTCGGTATCGACCCCGAGGAAGCGGCTGTCATCCGGGTCGAGTCCGACTTCCCACCCGAGAACCGTCCCGTTCGGGTCAGGCCGACCGCCAAGCTGACGCGGCACCAGCTCGACCGCGACCTGCCCAAGCTCGTTGCCGCGGTCGCGCGAGTGCTCGACGACCACCCGGACGAGAAGGGGGTGATCCACGGCCACTCATACCGGATAAGCCGTCACCTCGCTGCCAACCTGCCCCGGCACCAACGTGCCAGGCTCATCACCCACGACGACGCCGGCGGCCGGGACGCCGCGCTCGAAGCGCACGTCCGCAGCGCGGACCCCACCGTCCTGCTGACTCCCAGCATGACCGAAGGGATCGACTTGGCCGGCGAACTCTCGCGCTGGCAGGTGATCTGCAAGATCCCCTACCCATACCTCGGAGATCCGCAGGTAGCGAGGCGGCGTGACCTCGACCCCTCCTGGTACGACTGGCGGACCTGCCTTACGGTGGTGCAGGCCTACGGGCGTTCGGTCCGGAGTCGCGACGACTTCGCGATCACCTACCTCCTCGATGCCGACTTCCCGTCGTTCCTCAGGCGGCAACGCAACAGGTTGCCCGCCTGGTTCCTCGAGGCCGTCACGGTCGACAGTTGA
- a CDS encoding DMT family transporter: MRPGTGAFELTGLLAVAAGTVHGLYLLVTRKLSGSAPPLVTLAYTALVGAVVMSFVALFVWQAPSLADLGLMVLMGLLAAVGHLLVIWAFDLAPASLLAPAGYFEIVTATVVGLVVFGDFPDAWTWVGVAVIVTSGVVISVREQRTRARAGAGLPTWE, from the coding sequence ATGCGGCCCGGAACCGGCGCATTCGAGCTGACCGGCTTGCTGGCGGTCGCCGCCGGCACCGTCCACGGCCTCTACCTCCTGGTCACCCGCAAGCTCTCTGGCAGCGCGCCGCCCCTCGTCACGCTCGCCTATACGGCTCTGGTTGGCGCCGTGGTGATGTCGTTCGTGGCCCTCTTCGTGTGGCAGGCTCCCAGCCTCGCCGACCTCGGCCTGATGGTCCTCATGGGTCTACTGGCCGCGGTCGGGCATCTGCTCGTGATCTGGGCGTTCGACCTGGCCCCGGCTTCTCTGCTGGCACCGGCCGGCTATTTCGAGATCGTCACGGCGACCGTGGTGGGTTTGGTGGTGTTCGGCGACTTCCCGGACGCCTGGACCTGGGTGGGCGTGGCCGTGATCGTGACCAGCGGCGTTGTCATCTCGGTGCGGGAGCAGCGAACCCGAGCCCGCGCGGGTGCGGGATTGCCTACCTGGGAGTGA
- a CDS encoding GNAT family N-acetyltransferase, with translation MSEIRDLGRDDLDLFLEVRSVSFPPWELDEQTYREIMAKRLPYSRAMFVNARIACVITVYPMTMYLAGTEVPMGGLAGVASAPQYRRRGHIRNLLLAGLKELHEDGVGWCLEYPFDPRFYSRLGWQSVPSSVDLELPIDYLYSGQPPAAEPLELSRFAEMAPIYEAWAKGHNFCLTRREDPREAWKRLVSEWWLEAPTFLYRFEDAYLLFALSRDEGRTLLTVEDYAYRAPRGRSDLLAFIGSMQGQVDAVRLSLPADDPLALDHRTRHSRSRWPMQARIVDLSAALGPLASDREESFTLRLHDASCPWNEGTFSVRTGPDGTAIEAKAGAPDVELRVETLPLLLTGLMPPRAALQHGAATGSVEALDAIAALGGRRAPFMARADAF, from the coding sequence ATGAGCGAGATCCGCGATCTGGGTCGGGACGATCTCGACCTCTTCCTCGAGGTGCGGTCGGTCTCCTTCCCGCCGTGGGAGCTGGACGAGCAGACCTACCGGGAGATAATGGCGAAGCGGTTGCCGTACAGCCGCGCGATGTTCGTCAACGCCCGGATCGCCTGCGTGATCACCGTCTATCCGATGACCATGTACCTGGCGGGCACCGAAGTCCCGATGGGAGGGCTGGCCGGCGTAGCTTCGGCCCCTCAGTACCGCCGCCGCGGGCATATCCGCAACCTGCTGCTCGCTGGCCTGAAAGAGTTGCACGAAGATGGGGTGGGCTGGTGCCTGGAGTACCCGTTCGACCCGCGCTTCTACAGCCGGTTGGGCTGGCAATCGGTGCCCTCCTCGGTCGACCTGGAGTTACCGATCGACTACCTCTACAGCGGTCAGCCTCCGGCGGCGGAGCCCCTGGAGCTGTCTCGCTTCGCCGAGATGGCGCCCATCTACGAGGCCTGGGCGAAGGGTCACAACTTCTGCCTGACCCGAAGGGAAGACCCGCGCGAGGCATGGAAGCGACTGGTGAGCGAGTGGTGGCTCGAGGCCCCTACCTTCCTCTACCGGTTCGAGGATGCCTACTTGCTCTTCGCGCTCTCTCGTGACGAGGGACGCACCCTGCTGACGGTCGAGGATTACGCCTACCGGGCTCCCCGGGGGAGGAGCGACCTGCTCGCCTTCATCGGCTCCATGCAGGGTCAGGTGGACGCGGTGCGGCTCAGCCTGCCGGCCGACGACCCCCTGGCCCTCGACCACCGCACCCGTCACTCGCGCTCCCGCTGGCCGATGCAGGCCCGGATCGTCGACCTCTCGGCCGCCCTTGGGCCGCTGGCGAGCGATCGCGAGGAGAGTTTTACCCTGAGGCTGCACGATGCGTCCTGCCCGTGGAACGAGGGGACTTTCAGCGTGCGCACCGGTCCGGATGGAACTGCAATAGAGGCCAAGGCAGGAGCGCCTGACGTAGAGCTACGCGTGGAGACTCTGCCCCTCCTGCTCACCGGCCTGATGCCGCCTCGGGCCGCGCTCCAGCACGGTGCGGCGACCGGCAGCGTCGAGGCGCTCGACGCGATCGCGGCGCTGGGCGGGAGGCGCGCTCCGTTCATGGCCCGGGCGGACGCCTTCTGA
- a CDS encoding Lrp/AsnC family transcriptional regulator, which translates to MNFDAVDRQILQILREDGRASHAALAKAVGLSAPAVGERVRKLEQAGVIQGYRAVLDADRLGLGICAFVAIAPQPRKPAAHLVERLLGLPEIEELHAVAGNYAYIAKVRVPNTQALDGFLDRLFMLEGVERTETTMVLRTNVERPMHLPFDHD; encoded by the coding sequence ATGAACTTCGACGCAGTCGACCGTCAGATCCTGCAGATCCTCCGCGAAGACGGCCGCGCATCCCACGCCGCCCTGGCGAAGGCCGTCGGCCTCTCGGCACCCGCCGTGGGCGAGCGGGTGAGGAAGCTCGAACAGGCCGGTGTGATCCAGGGGTATCGGGCGGTGCTCGATGCCGACCGGTTGGGCCTGGGGATCTGCGCGTTCGTAGCGATAGCGCCTCAGCCCAGGAAGCCGGCCGCTCATCTGGTGGAGAGGCTCCTTGGCCTTCCGGAGATCGAAGAGCTGCACGCCGTGGCCGGGAACTACGCCTACATCGCCAAAGTGCGGGTGCCCAACACCCAGGCTCTCGACGGCTTCCTCGATCGGCTATTCATGCTCGAAGGCGTCGAGCGGACCGAGACGACGATGGTCCTGAGGACCAACGTCGAGCGGCCCATGCACCTGCCGTTCGACCACGATTGA
- a CDS encoding TIGR00282 family metallophosphoesterase, with protein sequence MHALFIGDVFGKPGLEVTAAYLERFGDRYDFVVANGENAAGGYGITRKHFEQLREMGIDVVTLGNHTWDQAEVVELLEETPRLLRPLNYPPGTPGLGHASFVARGGERVTVAQAMGRVYMDALDDPFRALDSVVEGVTPGEALIVDFHAEATSEKKVMGFHLAGRASAVVGTHTHVQTADETIADGTAYITDVGMSGVQFSSLGMNFEEVHYRFVTKMPRRFRPADRPGTLCAVSIEIRGGRAKRIERIQWQADGPE encoded by the coding sequence ATGCATGCCCTCTTCATCGGCGACGTCTTCGGCAAACCCGGTCTCGAGGTGACGGCCGCCTACCTGGAGAGGTTCGGTGATCGTTACGACTTCGTCGTCGCCAACGGCGAGAACGCGGCCGGCGGTTACGGCATCACCCGTAAGCACTTCGAGCAACTTCGCGAGATGGGGATCGACGTCGTGACCCTGGGCAACCACACCTGGGATCAGGCAGAGGTCGTCGAACTGCTCGAGGAGACGCCTCGGCTGCTTCGTCCTCTCAACTACCCGCCGGGGACGCCCGGCCTCGGGCACGCCAGCTTCGTCGCCCGAGGCGGAGAGCGGGTGACGGTCGCACAGGCGATGGGCAGGGTCTACATGGATGCCCTCGACGATCCGTTCCGCGCGCTCGACAGCGTGGTCGAAGGTGTGACGCCGGGCGAAGCACTGATCGTCGATTTCCACGCCGAAGCGACCTCCGAGAAGAAGGTGATGGGTTTTCACCTGGCGGGCCGCGCGAGCGCCGTCGTGGGCACTCACACGCACGTTCAGACGGCCGACGAGACGATCGCCGACGGAACCGCTTACATCACCGACGTCGGGATGTCGGGCGTGCAGTTCTCCTCGCTGGGGATGAACTTCGAAGAGGTCCACTACCGCTTCGTCACCAAGATGCCCCGGCGATTCAGGCCTGCCGACCGGCCAGGTACCCTCTGTGCCGTCTCAATCGAGATCAGGGGCGGTCGGGCGAAGAGGATCGAGCGGATCCAGTGGCAGGCGGATGGGCCGGAGTAG
- the ppc gene encoding phosphoenolpyruvate carboxylase: MGDQLTKRQTTGEASGREEAFARLRADVDFLASTLGNVIRELEGPELFELVERVRLLTKRLRGDPRPELQRELKELLEGLSLERADRVLRAFTVYFQLINLAEEIHRVRVNRLREGSSTLEAPRSESVAAAVKSLRDQGWSRGEVRRFIEELDIELTMTAHPTEVKRYTIRLKLERIASAMRRLSEHDLSPRQRSDLEDEIHAEVATLWQTRELFSVKPTVIDEVKSALYYFRQSLLDAVPQLMLDMEGALESYFGRGGEDGAGEAPRDVAEEPLPPVIRFRSWIGGDRDGNPFVEPDTTREAFRLQSEVAVERLLRDVDGLVQRLSQWEKRVPLTPEFREDLERLNELHGLPDRFAGEPFRQKLFHIHAFLRAEAQRAPDDDRGAAYPGGIEAFEADLRLIEETLAQGPGQRVVRAFVRPTRYRAAAFGFHLAAIDLREHSRVHETAVADLLRYGGVTEEYERLPETARVRLLANEIADRRPLAPEGAELAEETEKALAFLRAMRGARRRFGEPAVGSYIVSMTEGVSDVLEVLILAKQAGFLDIDATPLFETGDDLKRAPQVLEELFSLPGYRRHVEARGIQEVMIGYSDSNKDAGFLAANWALYEAQEGIARVCREAGIKLRLFHGRGTSIGRGGGPSGQAILAQPPGSLGGRMRITEQGEALSDRYTDPDLAHRHLEQVAYAFILSSARDARSLEELPDRFREAAGRAADQARLKYRELLEAPGFLDFYHQVTPIGEISRLQIGSRPAHRKGGRSLSNLRAIPWVFSWTQCRANLPGWFGLGSGLSVLEAEELRSMYREWPFFRTILDFAQMSLAKADMGIFQSYLELVEPELRERFWPLIEREHRLSVELVELATGSPLLEHDLTLARAIELRNPYVDPISHLQVELLKRLRNGGDEQGREELEYAMLVTLIGISAGLRNTG, translated from the coding sequence ATGGGCGACCAGTTGACCAAGCGGCAGACGACCGGGGAAGCGTCAGGACGCGAAGAGGCGTTCGCACGGCTGAGGGCCGATGTAGACTTCCTCGCCAGCACCCTGGGCAACGTGATACGGGAGCTCGAGGGCCCGGAGCTCTTCGAGCTGGTGGAAAGGGTACGGCTTCTCACCAAGCGACTCAGGGGCGATCCCCGGCCCGAGCTACAGCGCGAGCTGAAGGAGTTGCTCGAAGGCCTCTCGCTCGAGCGAGCCGACCGGGTGCTGCGGGCGTTCACGGTCTACTTCCAGCTGATAAACCTCGCCGAGGAGATCCACCGGGTGAGGGTCAACAGGCTCCGGGAGGGCAGTTCGACCCTGGAAGCGCCGCGCAGCGAGTCGGTGGCAGCGGCGGTGAAGTCCCTGCGGGACCAGGGCTGGTCGCGAGGTGAGGTCCGGCGCTTCATCGAGGAGCTCGACATCGAGCTCACCATGACCGCGCATCCGACCGAGGTGAAGCGCTACACCATCAGGCTCAAGCTGGAGCGGATCGCGTCGGCCATGCGCAGGCTGTCCGAGCACGACCTCTCGCCGCGGCAACGGAGCGACCTGGAGGACGAGATCCACGCCGAGGTCGCCACCCTGTGGCAGACCAGGGAGCTCTTCTCGGTAAAGCCGACGGTGATAGACGAGGTCAAGAGCGCCCTCTACTACTTCCGGCAGTCGCTCCTGGACGCCGTTCCCCAGCTGATGCTCGACATGGAGGGAGCGCTCGAGAGTTACTTCGGCCGGGGTGGAGAGGATGGAGCGGGCGAAGCTCCGCGCGACGTGGCCGAGGAGCCGTTGCCGCCGGTGATCCGCTTCCGCTCCTGGATCGGGGGCGACCGGGACGGCAACCCGTTCGTCGAGCCGGACACCACCCGGGAGGCGTTCAGACTGCAGTCCGAGGTCGCCGTCGAGCGTCTGCTGCGCGATGTCGATGGGCTGGTGCAGCGGCTCTCGCAGTGGGAGAAGCGGGTGCCGCTCACACCGGAGTTCCGCGAAGACCTGGAGCGCCTCAACGAACTGCACGGTCTGCCCGACCGTTTCGCCGGCGAGCCGTTCCGCCAGAAGCTCTTCCACATCCATGCCTTCCTGCGCGCGGAAGCGCAGAGGGCCCCCGACGACGACCGCGGCGCCGCCTACCCTGGCGGCATCGAAGCGTTCGAAGCCGACCTGCGACTCATCGAGGAAACTCTGGCGCAGGGCCCCGGACAGCGAGTCGTTCGAGCTTTCGTCAGGCCCACCCGTTACCGGGCGGCTGCCTTCGGCTTCCACCTGGCCGCGATCGACCTGCGCGAGCACTCACGCGTACACGAGACCGCGGTTGCCGACCTGCTGCGTTACGGCGGCGTCACCGAGGAGTACGAACGGTTGCCCGAAACGGCGCGCGTGCGGCTGCTGGCGAACGAGATCGCCGACCGCAGACCCCTCGCCCCCGAGGGCGCCGAACTGGCAGAGGAGACGGAGAAGGCGCTGGCGTTCCTGCGGGCGATGCGCGGCGCCCGGCGTCGCTTCGGCGAGCCCGCCGTGGGCAGCTACATCGTTTCCATGACCGAAGGCGTCAGCGACGTGCTCGAGGTACTCATCCTCGCCAAGCAGGCGGGATTCCTCGACATCGACGCGACTCCACTGTTCGAGACCGGCGACGACCTCAAGCGGGCGCCGCAAGTCCTGGAGGAGCTCTTCTCCCTGCCCGGCTATCGCCGGCACGTGGAGGCCAGGGGCATCCAGGAGGTGATGATCGGCTACTCCGACTCGAACAAGGACGCCGGCTTCCTGGCCGCCAACTGGGCGCTCTACGAGGCTCAGGAGGGGATAGCCCGAGTCTGCCGCGAGGCGGGCATCAAGCTGAGGCTGTTCCACGGCCGCGGCACCTCGATAGGGCGTGGCGGAGGTCCCAGCGGTCAGGCGATCCTGGCCCAACCCCCCGGCTCGCTGGGCGGGCGTATGCGCATCACCGAACAGGGTGAGGCGCTAAGCGACCGGTATACCGACCCGGATCTCGCTCACCGCCACCTGGAGCAGGTCGCTTACGCCTTCATCCTCTCCTCCGCCCGGGACGCCCGTTCGCTGGAGGAGTTGCCGGACCGCTTCCGCGAGGCCGCCGGCCGCGCGGCCGATCAGGCGCGTCTCAAGTACCGGGAACTGCTGGAAGCCCCGGGCTTCCTCGACTTCTATCACCAGGTGACGCCGATCGGCGAGATCAGCCGGCTGCAGATAGGGTCGCGGCCGGCTCATCGCAAGGGGGGCAGATCGCTCTCGAACCTGCGCGCCATCCCCTGGGTCTTCTCCTGGACCCAGTGCCGCGCTAACCTGCCGGGATGGTTCGGGCTGGGTAGCGGGCTGAGCGTGCTCGAGGCGGAGGAGCTCCGCAGCATGTACCGGGAGTGGCCCTTCTTCAGGACCATCCTCGACTTCGCCCAGATGAGCCTCGCCAAGGCCGACATGGGCATCTTCCAGAGCTACCTCGAGCTGGTCGAGCCGGAGCTGAGGGAGCGCTTCTGGCCTCTCATCGAGCGTGAGCACCGGCTCTCGGTCGAGCTGGTCGAGCTGGCTACCGGCTCGCCGCTGCTCGAGCACGACCTGACCCTCGCCCGGGCGATCGAGCTGCGCAACCCGTATGTGGATCCGATTTCACATCTGCAGGTCGAACTGCTCAAGCGTCTGCGCAACGGAGGGGACGAGCAGGGCCGTGAGGAGCTCGAGTACGCCATGCTCGTCACGCTCATCGGGATCTCGGCTGGCCTGCGCAACACCGGCTGA